The nucleotide sequence GTTAGGGCTAAAACCGGTACTGTCCTGCACAACTTCCCTGGCAGCCAACAGAAGCCATGGCAACCCTTCCTCCCAGTCCTGACTCAACTCAACACAATAACCATGCAACAGAGACTTAAGTGTTTGATGGAGCCTCTCAAGAGCTCCCTGACTTTCTGTGCATGATAAGCAGAAGACCTGTTATGCTGGATCTTTGACCTTTTCAACACCTGAGCGAAGAAGTTGGATGAAAAATTTGAGTCCTGGTCGCTCTGGATAACTTTTGGTATTCCGAAAACGGAAATGAACTGTGTTAACGCTTTAACCACTGACTTTGCTGTGATGGAACGCAAAGGATATGGGGCTGGGTAACGCGTGCTTTGACACATCACTGTAAGCAGGTTGTTACTACCAGATTTGGACCGAGGCAGAGGACCAACACAATCAACAATTAAGTGCTCAAATGGCTGGGCAATCGCTGGAATGGGGCAAAGCGGAGCAGGACTTACAACCTGATTGCTGGGCAATCGCTGGAATGGGGCAAAGCGGAGCAGGACTTACAACCTGATTGGGTTTTCCTGTCATCTGACATGTGTGACACGATTTAACAAAACATGACACATCTCTCTTTAGACGAGGCCAAAAGAAATACCTTAGAATGTAGTTATACATTTTACGTACACCCAGATGTCCAAGCTGGTTGTGTGAAGTTTTAAGAACCTCGCAACAAAACTTCTCAAGAACCACAAACTGAAAAACTGGCTTCCCAATGAAATCCTCACCGTGCGGCAACCATTTCCTCACCAGAAGGCCATCCTGCAGCAGATAACCACTAGCAGCACTTCTCCCATCCTCAGTGGAGAAAACGGCATCAAACAGCGGTTGCTCTGACACTAAATCACAACGAGAAACAGGCAACAATGAGTCAGGGACACTTACAACATCAACCTCACTCACCTCTTCACCCTGCTCAGGCTCCCCCTGCTCACGACTCATAGCCCGCGTCACAGCGCAAGCTGTAAACACCAGGGAAGCATGTGCTATCTCATCTACGTTACCAGCCACAATGGGTAAAGATGACACAATGGGCGGCGGTGGACTCTTGGCCCACACACGGTTTCCAGCCAGACCATTCCCAAGGATAACATCCACCCCTTCTACAGGCAGTGCAGGACGTACCCCCATGGCGACCTCACCCTGCACCAAACCACAATCTAGAATGAGAGAATGCAGCGGAACAGGCTCAACAATCAATCCCATACCCCACATCAGGACAAAGTCTCCTGTTTCAGTGTTCTCAGAAAATGGTAACACAGAGCTCAAAATGTAGGAATCATGCGCGGCAGTATCTCTCAAAATTTTTGCCGGTACCGTGGTGTTACCTCCGACCAGCGACACATAGCCATCGGACATGAATGCTGAGAAGTCAGGCTTCTCTCGATCCTTCAgctgctgaggaggagagacaaCAGAGACAGGCTCCACAGACACAGCACAAACACCAGAGGTACCCTGACCCCCACTATTCCCCCGACGAGCATTAGCTTTGGGACAATCAGCTTTCCAGTGACCTCTACCCTTACAGAAGTGAAAATTTTTTTGAAGTGTTGAACTGCGACTGAGCCCGTGTAGGATACTCAGACTTACCATGGTGTGGACGCTGTTTCTCTTCCCACTTACCCACAGCACGATAGGCACCACCACCCTCAGGAGCCCTGAACTCACCGCGGTGGGTCAGCACATAGTCATCAGTCAGTGCAGCAGCCTCAGCTGCAGTCTTCACTTTGTGCTCGCTGATGTAAACTGCAATGTGACTGGGAACAGAATTTTTAAATTGCTCCAAAACAACCAAATCAGATAAGGCATCAAAGGTACTGACTTCTAAAGCAGTGCGCCACCGGCTGAAAAAGGTGACCAAATCCCTGGCAAACTCAACGTGACTCTGCTTACCAGACTTCTCCCAAGACCTCAACTTCTGGCGGTAGGCCTCAGGAACTAACTCATACGCTTTCAACACAGCCTCTTTGACTCTCAAATAAACCTTGCTTTCAGCCACTGACAGGGCTGAATAGGCCTCCTGAGCTTTACCTGttaacacacactgtaacaaaaGGGTAAGTTCAGAATCAGACTAACCCCTGCTCTCAGCTACACgttcaaacaaagagaaaaaagtatCTGGGCACCATTCACTAAACTGAGGAACTAACCGCAGATTACTGGCAACATCAAATGAAGAAAAGGATCCACCAGCAGAGCCAGAGGCATGAACAGGACCACCAGTATGCAGACTCAACCTCCGCTCTTCCATCTCAAACCTCTTAAGCTCAGCCTCTCTCCTCAGCTTCTCCACTGCCAacttctccatctctgtctgcaggagcaACAACTCCCTCCTCTGCTCAAAAGACGAACTAGCCTCGCCACAGCCAGACACCTCAACGCTGTCTACAAGTCCAGCAACATGTGTTTTAGGACTGAAAAAACCCCGGTCAGCCAGATTAGCTCTGATAaaattttttatgttttttttcattctctTATCACCAACATCAAAGTTAAAATACTCTGCAATCTGGATCAATTGTCCACGTGACCAGCcctccagcagctcctctgatGGTGCTCTCAAAAACTCCTTTACACTCGCCATGCTCACTAGAACTCACTTACCTACACACAGTCAATCAGTCACAACTAAACACTTGGCACACCAAGCTCACCCAGCCCGTCACACAGCCCAAACGTCACAGCGGCAAAGTCCCTCTAACTGCCTGCCCAGATCTAGCTAAACTCCCCCCTAGTCTTCAAGCGCTATTTGCGGTGGGTATTTATGCACTAATTACCGCAAACTCGATGAAGCAACCAACAATTGGCGACTCCACCGCAGCCTCGGCTGTGCTCCCGAGCGTATAGCTCCAACCACGTTCACACCACATTAACACCCCCCCACACGAACTCCAAAAAGGAATCCGTGCTAAGCCTAACAGGGACAGAACCACCGGCAACTACAGCGGCTGTACCGGACCGCTAAACTCACTGCCACAAATTGACCACCAGCACATTAACTCTGGCtcccaaacaaacaacagcttcactgaaaagaccaaaaaacataaacacttaACCCTGTCTAGGGATGTAACcatatggaaaatttgatatctcgattatagtgaccaaattatcacggtaaacgataatattgcgatatttttttaagcgctgtaaaatgtccaaaaaatagatacattgaaataacttcactaaatcttgtaacttccttatcatactaaaatgttaacagccaaaatcttatattaaaatgaaactttcacattaaaggggcaagggattggcacagcaacagaaaattttattttaaattaacaaaatatgtaaacacattacaggagcaaagcttatttgtctggtgcattttaaAAGTCAGCAAattatgtaaacaatttatatattaattatttatttattagcactagaggaaaaatatatataaaacaaaacaatacaagagTATTAACAaaagacatacaatatatagaatagatatcacaaatgtgcaggagaaaccaaaaaaaccctaagggcaatggtcatcattacacagaataattcacacatgagaagtgtgcatgtgagtcagaGGATTACCTGGATGACAAAAGGAGTGCATGCTctcggtcaaaggttaacacggcagcgttttatgttgtttccttgagcttatgtcgagaaagcataactggccgtctatatcgattctagctcgccatacaataaccataatcacagtgattcaatcatagttGATCTCAATTAGCGTTACGTTACGTCGGTTTATATTCCGTCGGGtccgctcagtgttttcagctctgtttcgttttgaaacacttaaCGTTAGCAACATAGCTGCTAATACGGCTCAAATGTCCAGCATATGTCGAGATTTACATATTATGACAATCTTAGTAACACTGAACACTGTGCCGTGACGGGctgagtaaaatgtcggcagtgtggcgatccgcccgtcacagcactcgcatttgcgactaaaaatacttttgagtgaGCAAAAtgggcttaaatcattcagcacgctgtgcgagcagcctacagatttcaaccagcagcagaaacgaaaggcgaataccatcggttgtgggttgaacgggggtcacagacacagacagtaatgcatTCCTGACAattacggcggccatcggcttaccgggcgacggagaagtcagctccaataatatcctcttcttggcgtcatgactgcccagaagtacctgaacagccgagccagccgaacacagacTGTacgtgacgtgtcagaggagaaacaagccgttcactgcccacaaacctcaccgtactttagggactgttcgttacttatgaaggggaggagggtggctggttgatttttattttatttatttattttatNACCGTacgtgacgtgtcagaggagaaacaagccgttcacagcccacaaacctcaccgcactttagggactgttcgttacttatgaaggggaggagggtggctgtttgattcttattttatttatttattttattttgatcccccctatgttcatNNNNNNNNNNNNNNNNNNNNNNNNNNNNNNNNNNNNNNNNNNNNNNNNNNNNNNNNNNNNNNNNNNNTTTCCTCTTGAAAAAAACGTGAAGAAAAGTAAGACAGGTGAGCTTCCCGGAAGTCCAAGTAAATATgggcctttcaaaataaaagccaagaGAATGCAATAGCCATTCTATAACATTAACGTTATGCGAGCACATACCAGGGTAACATCTgaggaaaaatacattaatataaaTTAATCAATCAGAGAaattaataagtaaataaattgtTGCGACCCGGCTCTGAGGCCGCAACCAGAAACGAGAGCAGAGAGGGGATCAGTGCCAAATAGCGCTTAGTTTATTTATAAAAGTAAAACAGAAGAAGGCAAAAAGTGTTtcatttcagcatttcagcGACCAGCCGTGTAGGAGGGATATATGGTTGAGCACATCACCGGGCCGAGGTGCAGCTCATCACCTGATGACGACGACCCCGCCTCGGACCAGAACCTGCCAGGAAGACAACAGCACACAGTACGCCAGCACCACACAGAATAGTGGAGGGTTCGTCAcaaaatacaccaaaaaaatGGACCGATGGAAACAGGGATTGATTACATGTAGATTAATATTGTGCATTTGATTCATTTACACAGCATGAGTAAAGTCTTAGATtaatgatttgcattttttggtgCAATACAGTTCGCAACATAGTTTAACCAACAATTACCAGCTATtactgggtctcattcatgaaacatgagcagaaggaatttgtgtgtaaactgttcgcagacagAAATTTACGCGCATGTctgcattcatcaatattttagtagctccgatcttttcgtagctactaacaaaatctactcctgctcctgacaactcgtagtgcttgtgtaaatttagtaaagcacctaaatattgcttgtcactattggaaattacaattttaatttgtattgcgctctgttatgtacacaatacacagatgcctttgaaacacgtaatctaaacatgacaaaatattaaaaatataacacatttagttaaattagttggcaattagcaggtttaagatccagaataggttcatgattgtgaattatctatgtaaatcgactcaatagattacacgttctttctacatgttgaatgatgataataaaaatatccgtaaggacagccggatcacagcctcttcggcctcggtgcctgggagcagcaggtggtggagccacgaaggagcacgcaccagctgaaagaattatttgagacaacgcgtgttttttttttttgtggctttttgatcatttgaatgaataaatctgatttgaaaaatgtttaatttacgttgtataaaacagagctttaggctgttaagattcaaataatttgaagacaaTGCACacaaaactgctgtaggctatatgttatccgtatcatttgttaaaataaatgttaaatagctctacattccgacagccatcactgatttagagtttatccattgcgcacaaaacatctctggtttcccattcccacttcattcaaaaccccacaaatgaatcttctgtttgtttggtgaccgctgtattttttgttgtgtgtgcttatgcgttcctttgcctccagtttcatatcacaccatttacgcttcacctctgacatggttctttgtaccacg is from Epinephelus moara isolate mb chromosome 7, YSFRI_EMoa_1.0, whole genome shotgun sequence and encodes:
- the LOC126392736 gene encoding uncharacterized protein LOC126392736 — protein: MVSLSILHGLSRSSTLQKNFHFCKGRGHWKADCPKANARRGNSGGQGTSGVCAVSVEPVSVVSPPQQLKDREKPDFSAFMSDGYVSLVGGNTTVPAKILRDTAAHDSYILSSVLPFSENTETGDFVLMWGMGLIVEPVPLHSLILDCGLVQGEVAMGVRPALPVEGVDVILGNGLAGNRVWAKSPPPPIVSSLPIVAGNVDEIAHASLVFTACAVTRAMSREQGEPEQGEEVSEVDVVSVPDSLLPVSRCDLVSEQPLFDAVFSTEDGRSAASGYLLQDGLLVRKWLPHGEDFIGKPVFQFVVLEKFCCEVLKTSHNQLGHLGVRKMYNYILRYFFWPRLKRDVSCFVKSCHTCQMTGKPNQVVSPAPLCPIPAIAQPFEHLIVDCVGPLPRSKSGSNNLLTVMCQSTRYPAPYPLRSITAKSVVKALTQFISVFGIPKVIQSDQDSNFSSNFFAQVLKRSKIQHNRSSAYHAQKVRELLRGSIKHLSLCCMVIVLS